One Canis lupus baileyi chromosome 1, mCanLup2.hap1, whole genome shotgun sequence genomic window, AGGGCAGGCCTCGGGGGAGAGCACAGCCAGCAGCAATGGGGTGTGCGGGGCAGCAGGACTGCGTACCAGACTGATGTTGGAGTCAATGCTCATCTGGATGTACTTCCAGTCAAACTCAATGCCCCGGGCTCCAACCCAGAGAGGGATGCAGCTGAGGAAGGCAAAGGGAGGGATTCTCCAGCACCCAAACACCCTCAGCACCCAGAATCTGAGCCCCTGCCCTCCAGCACCTCCCTAgaacccaggtgccctttctcGGGGATGTGGGCGCCAGGCTGCTGCACACACCGGGACATAATGAGCTCGGCggtggcccagcccagggcagcaACCATGATCTTGTACTCCCCCTTGCCTGCGTTCCGGGACATGACAAGGTTGAGGCCGATCAGGTCCGCCACATCCACGCTGGCCTTCATGAACTCCTGTGGGTCGGGTTGACGCGCGAGTGAGTACGGGGGCCAGGGGGCCCCGCTCCTGCACTCCCGCCCCTTGCCCCACTCACCCCGATGAAGTCATAGATGCCGCCTTCCCAGGTGGGAAAAAAAGTGGCCAGGAACAGCATCTGAGAACAGAAAACAGAGGTCGCTGCAGGGGGACGGGAATCACCCAAGGGGAATGTGGAGGCGGAGGGTGGGGCTCGGGGGGCCCTTGTGGCGCGGGACGGCCAGAAGGGGGGCGAGAGTACAGGGCCGGGGTCAGCGCGGAGGTGCGGGGCTAGGCACCCCAGCGGTGGAGGCAGCACCGGGTTCGCGCCTCCCACGAGTCTACGACGCTGCGCCGCCCGGCGGAGTTTCCTCGACTTCACTACAGAGCTACTAGCGGTGGCTCGGAGACCTCGGGGCCCCTCCCGGTCCCCCCTCCCGGAGCACGTCTCCCAGGGGGGTTCCCGGGGCGCGGGGCCTCACCTTGCACAGCTGCACGAAGAGGTAGGTGACGCCGGCCTGCACGCACTTCCAGAAGGCGTTGTACTCCGACCTGCAGGAGCGGGCGGTGAGCCGAGCCCGGGCCCGCGCCCTCccgcccgcggccgccccgcACTCACAGGCCGCTGCACTTGTAGGTGATGAAGTACGGGAAGTAGGCCAGGGCGAAGCAGTTCCCGAAGTGGAACAGGGTCATGGCGCCGGCCGCCCGGCCCGCCGGAGCGCGGTCTCCGCCTCCGCCGCCTGGTGCCCGAGCCGGGCCTGGCGCCCGCTGCCTCCGCCGCGACCCGCGCGGCCTTCTGGGAGCGGGGGCCCGGCCGGCGCCGGCGCGCTGACGTCACggcccgcggccgccccgccccccgagtCTGCGCGGCCCCAGTGCGCCGGCGCGgagccaggctggggctgggggcggggctgggggcggggctgggggcggggctgggggcggggctgggggcggggctgtgcgggcgcccgcgccccccgtgGGACCGGCGCAGCGACACGGGCGCGGCTGGGAGCACTCTGCGTTTTTATTTCACAGCGGGGCGCCCTCCCGCCCCGGGGGAGGCGAGGGCGGGAACGGGGGGCACGAGTTccggcccgggagcccaggggagcGGAGGGGGGCCGTCCTGCGTCACTGGTCACGGTTGAACATGTAGCGGAGGAGGTCCACCACCCGGTGACTGTAGCCGAACTCGTTGTCGTACCTGGGGAGCGGGGCGGCGGGTCAGGGCCCCCCTCCGGACCGCTCCTGgtccgcaccccccccccccccgcggacCCCAACCACCTCACCAGGAAATGAGCTTCACGAAGCTGTTGTTGAGCGCGATGCCGGCGTTAGCGTCGAAGATGGACGAGTGGGTGTTGCCCACAAAGTCCGTGGACACGACCTGGGCGTCCGAATTTCAAAGATGAGTGTGGGCGCGGAGCAAGGACCTCCAGGAGCCCAGGCTCCGGCTCTTAGGCACCTGGCCATCGCTTCACCTACAGTGTCTGGGAGCCCGCTGTGTCCAGGTTCTGGGGGCCCAGGAGGAAGGCACGCGGGGGCTTGGCCTGCGGCCAAAGGACGAAGAGCACAAACACCCTGAGGCTGCAGCAGTCCCGTCCCGGTGAGCATGCAGGCATTCGTCCTTACGGCCGGCCAGCAAGGCCCCCTGGGAGGCTGGGTCTGGAGGTCTAGTGCCCGAGGTGGAAGGAGCTACAGCACAGGCCCCCCACCCAACCCCGGGGTTGGCCCTAGTGTGGTGTCGGCCACAGAGGAAGGTTTTCAGCAGTGGATGGGGATGTGATCTGATTTCCTTAAGAGAGCCTGGTGAGAGTGGACCTGTAGGAGCTAAAGCAGAGACAGCACCAAAGGTGGAAGCGCAGAGATGGCGCGACCGGGAGCAAATGCATGGTGACAGCCGTTCTTCACAGGGAAGGCGCCTGGCCTGGCCTACCCTGACCGATTGTTGAAAAGTGGGGGCCACTGTCTTGTTCCTGAGGCACCCATTGAGCAGCTGCCGCTGTGCCAGGCCCCGGGGAGATGGCTGGAGCCACGGAGCCCCCAAGTCCCTGCTTTCCTGTGGTGCACATGCTAGCGGCGCCAACGCTGACCGTGAAAGGGAACTTCAAGTaagagggtcagaaggagaaTATGTCACTGAGGACAGAAGCTGAAATAGGGACTTGGAGCAGCTGAGGGCCGACTGCTTGGCCACCGGGAAGAAAAGCTATTCAGACCAAaggagcagcaagtgcaaagaccctgaggtgggAAGAGCAGCCCTCCAGacctccccagccctgcagcccctaTCTTGATACGACGTGAGCAGCTCTTTGGCAACAGGGGAATTCCTCCCCAGAGGGCTCTTCCCACGGTCCCCCACCTCAGCCCCTACCTCATCCTCGGTGTAGGCAAGGATGCCAGCGAGGGGCCCCTTGGCTGCCGCTTTGATGGCCTCTTTGATGGCCTCGTATGGGGTGGGCTGGGCCAGGCGGCAGGTCAGGTCCACAACAGATACGTCTGGGGTTGGCACCCGGAACGCCATTCCTGTCAGCTTCCTGGAAAATCCCACATTAGGGGTGGGAGTCAGAACCCAGGACTTCTCCATCCATCCCATGTAGTCTCTACTTTCCCCTCAAGGATTGGGGGCCAGTCCAGTCCTCCTGGGGGCGTATCCCAACCCTGGTTGCAGCTTTCTGCCTTCATACCCTTTGAGGTCTGGGATGACTTTGCCAACGGCCTTGGCAGCCCCCGTGGAGGCTGGGATGATGTTCTGGTGGGCGCCCCGGCCATCTCGCCAGGCCTTCTTTGATGGCCCGTCCAcagtcttctgggtggcagtaTAGGAATGAACTGTGGTCTTGGGGAAGAAGAAGGCC contains:
- the TMEM147 gene encoding BOS complex subunit TMEM147, with protein sequence MTLFHFGNCFALAYFPYFITYKCSGLSEYNAFWKCVQAGVTYLFVQLCKMLFLATFFPTWEGGIYDFIGEFMKASVDVADLIGLNLVMSRNAGKGEYKIMVAALGWATAELIMSRCIPLWVGARGIEFDWKYIQMSIDSNISLVHYIVASAQVWMITRYDLYHTFRPAVLLLMFLSVYKAFVMETFVHLCSLGSWTALLARAVVTGLLALSTLALYVAVVNVHS